In the Theobroma cacao cultivar B97-61/B2 chromosome 1, Criollo_cocoa_genome_V2, whole genome shotgun sequence genome, one interval contains:
- the LOC18613043 gene encoding uncharacterized protein LOC18613043, protein MAPSRRMRQQALKPKMNNNVRVRLQVKRVKAEMGKIREDQQRIREEQSKIRRRSGEIESQLDLLKKETEMIIKQTASTQIKLLLMFKIMKARAGGYFTEAARLTYFLREYVVKERANASSVAVKKKHP, encoded by the exons ATGGCACCAAGCAGGAGGATGAGGCAGCAGGCCCTGAAACCAAAAATGAACAACAATGTGAGAGTGAGGCTCCAAGTCAAACGAGTGAAAGCGGAGATGGGAAAGATACGAGAAGATCAACAACGCATAAGAGAGGAGCAAAGCAAAATAAGAAGAAGGTCTGGAGAGATTGAAAGTCAATTGGATCTACTAAAAAAGGAAACTGAAATGATTATAAAGCAAACAGCAAGcactcaaattaagctccttctCATGTTCAAGATCATGAAAGCCAGGGCAGGCGGATATTTCACTGAAGCTGCGAGGCTCACTTACTTCCTTCG TGAGTATGTTGTCAAGGAAAGAGCAAATGCAAGCTCGGTTGCAGTGAAGAAGAAACATCCATAG